One Brassica napus cultivar Da-Ae chromosome C2, Da-Ae, whole genome shotgun sequence DNA window includes the following coding sequences:
- the LOC111212384 gene encoding uncharacterized protein LOC111212384 isoform X3 — translation MVLMVTAPPSYIRPPPDPPPLPCKPPPLEACSLIISPEPPDSTAALIHLLAPLHILEPSVSSLVPVVAVTPLSFFAMTKGLTRSVFVSFGVRVSTMCRFQSSPTFQIEPWFLFVETSLCSEEIDAFRNGGFGWYIHGSSSCRIVCWTLKASSIFRL, via the exons ATGGTCTTGATGGTGACTGCTCCCCCATCATATATCAGGCCTCCTCCAGATCCGCCGCCGTTACCGTGTAAGCCCCCTCCGCTTGAAGCTTGCTCTCTTATCATCTCTCCGGAACCTCCAGACTCTACAGCCGCCCTCATTCACCTCCTCGCTCCTCTACACATCCTCGAACCTTCCGTCAGTTCTCTGGTTCCTGTGGTTGCAGTTACTCCTTTAAGTTTCTTTGCAATGACCAAGGGTTTAACCAGATCTGTTTTCGTATCATTTGGAGTGCGAGTTTCTACTATGTGTAGATTTCAGTCCAGTCCCACTTTCCAGATCGAGCCATGGTTTCTCTTTGTAGAAACCTCTCTTTGTTCAGAAG AGATTGATGCTTTTAGAAATGGAGGTTTTGGATGGTATATCCATG GAAGCTCTTCTTGCAGGATCGTGTGCTGGACTCTCAAAGCTTCAAGTATTTTCAGACTCTAA
- the LOC111212384 gene encoding uncharacterized protein LOC111212384 isoform X2 has translation MVLMVTAPPSYIRPPPDPPPLPCKPPPLEACSLIISPEPPDSTAALIHLLAPLHILEPSVSSLVPVVAVTPLSFFAMTKGLTRSVFVSFGVRVSTMCRFQSSPTFQIEPWFLFVETSLCSEEIDAFRNGGFGWYIHGMYVAHGSQCSILYVVSTFSVETLALQEALLAGSCAGLSKLQVFSDSNVFFSALHSGMGLNGIAGCLLDITNLATPLPSLAVAFAMYVFFRLCFTFTLF, from the exons ATGGTCTTGATGGTGACTGCTCCCCCATCATATATCAGGCCTCCTCCAGATCCGCCGCCGTTACCGTGTAAGCCCCCTCCGCTTGAAGCTTGCTCTCTTATCATCTCTCCGGAACCTCCAGACTCTACAGCCGCCCTCATTCACCTCCTCGCTCCTCTACACATCCTCGAACCTTCCGTCAGTTCTCTGGTTCCTGTGGTTGCAGTTACTCCTTTAAGTTTCTTTGCAATGACCAAGGGTTTAACCAGATCTGTTTTCGTATCATTTGGAGTGCGAGTTTCTACTATGTGTAGATTTCAGTCCAGTCCCACTTTCCAGATCGAGCCATGGTTTCTCTTTGTAGAAACCTCTCTTTGTTCAGAAG AGATTGATGCTTTTAGAAATGGAGGTTTTGGATGGTATATCCATGGTATGTACGTAGCCCATGGCTCTCAATGCTCTATTCTATATGTGGTTTCAACCTTTTCTGTCGAAACCTTGGCGCTGCAGGAAGCTCTTCTTGCAGGATCGTGTGCTGGACTCTCAAAGCTTCAAGTATTTTCAGACTCTAATGTCTTCTTCTCTGCCTTGCATTCAGGGATGGGTTTGAATGGGATCGCAGGTTGTCTTCTTGACATCACAAACCTTGCCACTCCCTTGCCTTCTCTGGCTGTTGCTTTTGCTATGTATGTGTTTTTCAGACTATGTTTCACTTTTACTCTCTTTTGA
- the LOC111212384 gene encoding uncharacterized protein LOC111212384 isoform X1, whose product MVLMVTAPPSYIRPPPDPPPLPCKPPPLEACSLIISPEPPDSTAALIHLLAPLHILEPSVSSLVPVVAVTPLSFFAMTKGLTRSVFVSFGVRVSTMCRFQSSPTFQIEPWFLFVETSLCSEGIFSVSSCNKPYMDEYYLVLGISCVKMNHLPLNEDVALSLNILLPLVKDVTSSLPLPQYEDLTLPQYEDVTLFYLLLVPQYEVRIRTFVLSALVSMVAEIDAFRNGGFGWYIHGSSSCRIVCWTLKASSIFRL is encoded by the exons ATGGTCTTGATGGTGACTGCTCCCCCATCATATATCAGGCCTCCTCCAGATCCGCCGCCGTTACCGTGTAAGCCCCCTCCGCTTGAAGCTTGCTCTCTTATCATCTCTCCGGAACCTCCAGACTCTACAGCCGCCCTCATTCACCTCCTCGCTCCTCTACACATCCTCGAACCTTCCGTCAGTTCTCTGGTTCCTGTGGTTGCAGTTACTCCTTTAAGTTTCTTTGCAATGACCAAGGGTTTAACCAGATCTGTTTTCGTATCATTTGGAGTGCGAGTTTCTACTATGTGTAGATTTCAGTCCAGTCCCACTTTCCAGATCGAGCCATGGTTTCTCTTTGTAGAAACCTCTCTTTGTTCAGAAGGTAtcttctctgtttcttcttgcAACAAGCCCTACATGGATGAGTATTACCTTGTTTTAGGTATTAGTTGTGTCAAGATGAATCATTTACCTCTGAATGAGGATGTTGCCCTCTCTTTGAATATTCTCTTACCTCTGGTTAAGGATGTTACAAGCTCTCTGCCTTTACCTCAGTATGAGGATCTGACTTTACCTCAGTATGAGGATGTTACTCTGTTTTATCTCCTTTTAGTACCTCAGTATGAGGTTCGTATTAGGACCTTTGTCTTGTCGGCTCTTGTTTCTATGGTTGCAGAGATTGATGCTTTTAGAAATGGAGGTTTTGGATGGTATATCCATG GAAGCTCTTCTTGCAGGATCGTGTGCTGGACTCTCAAAGCTTCAAGTATTTTCAGACTCTAA